CGGATTCGTAGTCTTTTTTTAATTTTTATTGTTTTAAAATGTATTTCTACAAAGAGTATTCTTAAAAATATATCCGCGACGGTTCAGATTTTAGGGAATATACATTTTATGGAAGTAATTAGGAAGTTAAGTGACTGTTTATAATGATGCAGATATGTAGAAGATCAGAGTTACATTCTGATCCTGTGCGGACTCAGAAATATTTTTAAAAATATGGGATTAAAGTTCATATCTGGTAAAATCAGACCGTTGGCATTTGAGGAGTTTTAAAAATTGCTCGAAGTAATTCATTCGCAATTCTGTTTTTTATGAAAAAATTCCACCAAAAGTAATTAATAAAATAAAATAATACTCAGTTTGAATTTAAACAATGTTTTGAAAAATACATTGGCGGATATAAATAACTGAAAATTGATTTATTGTTCAAGGCTTATTGATCATGTCATCTTTTCTAAAAAATACCCTAAAACTGGTGTCAGGCAGTGTAATAGCTCAAACTGTAGGCATACTTTTAATTCCCATTGTTACACGCTTATATTCACCAGATGACTTTGGCATTCTTCAGTTATTTATTTCAATTACTGGTATCCTTGCAGCTGTGTCCTGTTTTGCGTATCAGCTTTCAATAATGCTCCCAAAAAAGGATGAGGATGCCGCAAATATTGTTGGATTGTGTATAGGACTGATATCTGTAACATCAGTAATTAGCGGATTTATTTTGATTATTTTTGCAGAACAGGTTGCCTCTTTACTGAATGCTCCCGAAATTGCAAATTATATGGTATTAATTCCTGTTGTTGTTTTTCTTAACGGGGTTTTCCTGGTATTTAATTACTGGTTGTCAAGACATGTTAGATTTGGATCCGTTGCAACTGCCAGGGTCGCGAATTCATTAACGGGAAAAGTTGTTCAGATTGGGGCAGGAATGGGTACCCCATCCGCACTCGGACTTATTGGAGGTACTATTGCAGGATACAGTTTTGGAAATCTGATTATGTTGAAAGAAATTTGGAAACATTCTGAATTGTTTAAACAGATTTCCTGGAAAGCCATCAGGATAAATGCAATAAGATATAAGAAATTTCCAATCTACACGACTTGGTCAACAGTTGCAAATACCATGTCTCTCCAGATTGCACCCTTTATGCTATCAGCTTTTTTTACTGTTGCAGTCGTTGGCCAATATTCTATTGCAAATCAGGCAGTTCATCTTCCGATGGGATTAATTGGTGGTGCTGTTGGCCAGGTGTTTTTCCAGAAAGCCAGCGAGCAAATGAACAAAACCGGGAATATAAATGGACTTGTAAGGGATGTTTACACAAGGTTAATTTCAATCGGAATATTCCCAATACTTATTTTGATAATTATTGGCGAAGAGTTATTTGGATTTGTCTTTGGAGCGAATTGGATTACCGCTGGATTATATGCAAAAATTCTGGCTCCATGGTTGCTTCTTGTTTTTATAGCATCGCCCCTCTCAACTCTTTTCAGTGTTCTTGAAAAACAAGGTGTAGGATTATCGTTTAACATAGCGATGCTTTTATCCAGAGTAATTGTTCTTTATGCTGGTGGAATGTTTGGAGACCCTCTGATTGCCCTTGTGTTATACTCAATAACAGGAGTGTTTTTTTGGGGGGGTATGAATATTTATATCCTGGAAATGTCAGGTGTTAAAAAAGCCGATGCTATTAAAAAATTCATAGGATATATCCTGTTAGCATCATTTGTTTCATTACCATTAGTTATTGCAAAATATTTGAATTTGGATTTATATCTTCTGTTTGCTATTGCTTTGATGGTGACTGTTGTTTATTATTTTATTGTAATTATCAACGATAATGTGTTAAAATACGAATTTACAAAAATATTAAAGAGGGATTAAATGACCAAAGGAATCGTTCATCTCAAGAATCAGTATTTACCATGGAATGAATTCAAATCGGGTCAGATTACGTATTGGTTCAAAGGAAACATATTTTATAAAAATAAACTATTGAATAATTCAGAAACCGTCAATTTACTTATTTCAATAGTTCCATTTGAGGAAATACTAACAAAAGTACTCAATGAATTAAATGGTGAATATGCAATTGTAATTGAAACACCAGAAACAGTCGTTGCTATCGTTGACCGTATCCGAAGTATTCCTCTATTCTATGCCATGAACGGGATAGGAGTTGTTTTCTCTGATGATGCAAATTACCTTAGAGAGAGTCTGAACTCCTCATTTAATGAAGAGAACGGTGCTGAACTTTTGGTAACTGGATTTGTTACCGGTTCTGAAACCCTTTTTAATGGCATATCACAACTACAGGCAGGGGATTATCTCAGATATGGAAAAACAGATGGTTCCCTTACTACTTCACATTACCATCGTTTCTGGCACGGAAATTATTTTCTGGATTCTGAAGAAGAATTGATGAACCGTTTAGATGAAACCTTTGTGCATGTTTTTCAGCGACTTATTGAATCAACAAAAGGTCTCCAGATTGTCGTACCACTAAGTGGAGGACTGGATTCGAGGATTATCGTTTCAATGCTGAAGCGGCTCGGTGTGGATGATGTAATCTGTTTTACGTATGGAAAGAAGGGCGATAAAGAGGCTGAAATTAGCAGGCAGGTCGCAGAAGCACTGGGTTACGAGTGGCACTTTGTGGAGTACACAAAAGAAAAATTATATAAATGCTATCACTCTGAGATAATGGAATCATATCATGCATTTAGTGGAAATTTAATTGCATTACCTCACATACAGGATTTCATTGCCATTAACGAACTGAAAGAAAATGGAAAAATCCCTGAAAATTCAGTTTTTGTCCCTGGGCACAGTGGTGATATGCTTGCAGGGAGCCATATACCTTTGGACTATGTGCAGCCTCAAACCTATACCTATGAAAAATTTCTTGAGGATAGCCTGAATAAACATCACACTCTATGGAAATGGGAAGATGAGAAACTTGAATCTCTTTTCAAACAAAGGATCCGAAAAAGTGTTGGAGATATTTCAATCCACGACAATGAATCCTGTGCTAATGCAATGGAACTATTTGATTTTAACGAAAGGCAGGCAAAGTACATAGTAAACTCAGTTAGAGCTTATGAATTTTTTAATTATGGATGGAGACTTCCCTTGTGGGATTCAGAATTAATAAATTTCTATTTAAGAGTCCCGTTAAAATATCGAATCGCTCAGGAATTATATATCAAATATGTAAACAAATGCCTGTTTGGTGATAATTTCAAATTTTTGAGAAATATTGAATGTACAACAAGTATTGTAGAAAAAGAAAATTCACCCAATAAAATATTACGATATATGTCTTTGATAAATAACACAACAAAGAACTTTTCGGATATAAGATGGTATAGATATTTTAAATTTCCATTACTATCCCGATTATATCTGGTGAGGAAATATGATCTGCGCAACATTAATAAATTTAAATCTATTAAAATATGGTCACAAAATATTCACCAGATATTTGTATCCCTGGGAGGTTATCAATCGATGACATACCTCATACAAACAATAAAAAAAGCAAATAATGATTGAATATTCTTTCACATTTTCATAGACAATTGTTTTGAATGATCTTAGTTGCTAAATCACTTATAGTCATTATCAGCCACAATTGTATGACCCAAAATTTGCCGGTTTGAGTGCAATTATTCAAAGCGACAATCCACTACAGCGATCAGAATTTTCATTTTTTTATCCGGACACTCTCTCAGACAGTTAACATATCTTCCTGATATATCATGAGAGCACTCATAATTATGATGGAAAATTAGCGTGTTAATGGCATTAAAATTCGGATGGATGGAAAAACAAAACGGGTGATAATACTATATTTTATACAAATTCAATCTTCTTATTGACAGGAATTACGATTTGATTCGAAGAATTCCTCCACCAACTGCCTCTTTTCATGACACCCATTTGGATCTGTCTGATGAAGAAAGACTGTTTGCAGTATCAAACAGTATATTCAGTATGGACCGGTGAAAGTGACTGATCTAGAGAGCAGGGGCAAAAAGAATACATTATCTATATTTTTTACAACCTATTTTAGATGATAACAATTGAAAAGCAAAGGATATGGGAGAGGATACCTGAAAAGAGAGATCTTTAGCTTGGATAAACAGGATTTACAGAGCTGGACATTGAATTTTTTCATTCATATTTTATATTCATATGGTATTTCAACAAATGGAATCTCCAAACCATTCGGTGATAAAAAAAATTTATAATTGATCATTCTGCCATAATTTTTGCGGTTCTACATGGTCAGACTGCGAAATCATTATACAATTTAGAAACCTAAACGGACGATCTAATGTGGAATTGATAGTTCCACAAATTCACTGCAAAAAATCATCAACACACACAGGCATATATCATAGGATATCTTTGCCTGAAGTCAATCAGAATATCAATGCAGAATTTAACAAATGGGCATAGAGGTCGTGTAATTATGCAATTAAATTTGCAGAAAACAATATAGACTGAAAATCATTGGAAATGGATATCAGGTACGTTTGTGGGGGCAAATAATGAAAATATTGATGATAACCAATAATACATCCGGGGGTATGGTCCATTATACTTCACAACTTGCGAATAGTCTGTCTGAAAACGATTCAGTTACGGTAGTGGCACCAATTGGTTTGGATGAGAAATATTTTTCAGACCGCATTAATATAAAGACAATGAAAATGGGAAATGTCAAAAAGAATTTTCTTATTGATACATTGATATTTACCCGCCTTTTGGATTTTAAGAATATGATCTACAAAGAAAACCCGGATATTATACATTTCCAGGAATGTCCACTTTGGATCGCCCCATTATTGCCATCATTGAGTAAATTTCCAATTATTACAACAAAACATGATACTAATCCACATCCTGGAACCAGAGTATTCGATCAAATACTCAGCAAACATATCTATACTAAATATTCGGACTCAATTATTGTCCATGGAGAAAAAGCAAAACAAGACATAAATACGTATAAAAAGTGTTTTGTTATCCCTCATGGCGATTACTCCTTTTTTTTAAAATATATTGATCAGAATATCAAGGAGGAAAATTCAATCCTATTCTTCGGTAGAATTGAAAAATATAAAGGATTAGAATATCTTTTTGAATCCATGCCACTAGTAAAAAAAGAAATCTCAAATATTAAGTTAATAGTTGCAGGTAGTGGAAATTTAGATGATTATCATAATTTATATGATAATTTATCTGATATCGAAATACACAATAGATATATAAAAGACGAAGAAATACCGATTTTTTTCCAGAGGTCAAAAATTGTCGTTTTACCATATATCGAAGGTACACAAACCGGAATTATACCTATTGCTTATGCTTTTAAAAAACCAGTAATTGTAACGAACGTAGGGAGTATTCCTGAGGTTGTTGAAGAAGGAAATACCGGATTCATTGTTCCTCCAAGAGATCCGGATGCATTGGCCCATGCAATTATTCGGTTATTTAATGATGAATCTCTTTGTAAACAGATGGGAATAAACGCATATATTAAAATGAATAATGAACTTTCCTGGGAAAGTATTGCAAAAAAAACCATATCTGCCTATAAATTTACAATTCAAAACCATTACTCAATGGATTATCATACCTGATTATATCCTGTCAATTTTTGAATAATTCTTTTACCTATTCGGGGTTTGGTTGACTATTTCTAATGTCTTTAGAAGCGATTCATAATTGGGTGCGAACAATCAAATACACAACATTAATATATACGTAATTTATGGGAGTTCGTATTATTTTATGAGAATTCAAAATTTCAATTTTAATTATTATCCCATATATTCTTGAATTAAA
Above is a window of Methanogenium organophilum DNA encoding:
- a CDS encoding glycosyltransferase family 4 protein, whose product is MKILMITNNTSGGMVHYTSQLANSLSENDSVTVVAPIGLDEKYFSDRINIKTMKMGNVKKNFLIDTLIFTRLLDFKNMIYKENPDIIHFQECPLWIAPLLPSLSKFPIITTKHDTNPHPGTRVFDQILSKHIYTKYSDSIIVHGEKAKQDINTYKKCFVIPHGDYSFFLKYIDQNIKEENSILFFGRIEKYKGLEYLFESMPLVKKEISNIKLIVAGSGNLDDYHNLYDNLSDIEIHNRYIKDEEIPIFFQRSKIVVLPYIEGTQTGIIPIAYAFKKPVIVTNVGSIPEVVEEGNTGFIVPPRDPDALAHAIIRLFNDESLCKQMGINAYIKMNNELSWESIAKKTISAYKFTIQNHYSMDYHT
- a CDS encoding lipopolysaccharide biosynthesis protein, yielding MSSFLKNTLKLVSGSVIAQTVGILLIPIVTRLYSPDDFGILQLFISITGILAAVSCFAYQLSIMLPKKDEDAANIVGLCIGLISVTSVISGFILIIFAEQVASLLNAPEIANYMVLIPVVVFLNGVFLVFNYWLSRHVRFGSVATARVANSLTGKVVQIGAGMGTPSALGLIGGTIAGYSFGNLIMLKEIWKHSELFKQISWKAIRINAIRYKKFPIYTTWSTVANTMSLQIAPFMLSAFFTVAVVGQYSIANQAVHLPMGLIGGAVGQVFFQKASEQMNKTGNINGLVRDVYTRLISIGIFPILILIIIGEELFGFVFGANWITAGLYAKILAPWLLLVFIASPLSTLFSVLEKQGVGLSFNIAMLLSRVIVLYAGGMFGDPLIALVLYSITGVFFWGGMNIYILEMSGVKKADAIKKFIGYILLASFVSLPLVIAKYLNLDLYLLFAIALMVTVVYYFIVIINDNVLKYEFTKILKRD
- a CDS encoding asparagine synthetase B family protein, coding for MTKGIVHLKNQYLPWNEFKSGQITYWFKGNIFYKNKLLNNSETVNLLISIVPFEEILTKVLNELNGEYAIVIETPETVVAIVDRIRSIPLFYAMNGIGVVFSDDANYLRESLNSSFNEENGAELLVTGFVTGSETLFNGISQLQAGDYLRYGKTDGSLTTSHYHRFWHGNYFLDSEEELMNRLDETFVHVFQRLIESTKGLQIVVPLSGGLDSRIIVSMLKRLGVDDVICFTYGKKGDKEAEISRQVAEALGYEWHFVEYTKEKLYKCYHSEIMESYHAFSGNLIALPHIQDFIAINELKENGKIPENSVFVPGHSGDMLAGSHIPLDYVQPQTYTYEKFLEDSLNKHHTLWKWEDEKLESLFKQRIRKSVGDISIHDNESCANAMELFDFNERQAKYIVNSVRAYEFFNYGWRLPLWDSELINFYLRVPLKYRIAQELYIKYVNKCLFGDNFKFLRNIECTTSIVEKENSPNKILRYMSLINNTTKNFSDIRWYRYFKFPLLSRLYLVRKYDLRNINKFKSIKIWSQNIHQIFVSLGGYQSMTYLIQTIKKANND